Proteins found in one Sorghum bicolor cultivar BTx623 chromosome 1, Sorghum_bicolor_NCBIv3, whole genome shotgun sequence genomic segment:
- the LOC8083912 gene encoding syntaxin-121 — protein MNSLFSSSWKRGGGDDGDIESGSVEMSAPPGAAAGASLDRFFEDVESIKDELRDLERIQRSLHDGNEAGKSLHDASAVRDLRARMDADVSAAIKKAKVVKLRLESLDRANAANRSVPGCGPGSSTDRTRTSVVAGLRKKLRDSMESFSSLRSRVASEYRDTVARRYFTVTGTQPDEATLDALAESGEGERFLQRAIAEQGRGQVLGVVAEIQERHGAVAELERSLLELQQVFNDMAVLVAAQGEQLDDIEGNVGRARSFVDRGREQLQVARKHQKSTRKWTCIAILILLVIILVIVLPIVLQNTKKN, from the coding sequence ATGAACAGCTTGTTCTCGAGCTCATGGAAGCGCGGCGGGGGAGACGACGGGGACATCGAGTCCGGCAGCGTGGAGATGTCTGCGCCGCCGGGTGCCGCGGCGGGTGCGAGCCTGGACCGGTTCTTCGAGGACGTGGAGTCGATCAAGGACGAGCTCCGTGACCTGGAGCGGATCCAGCGCTCGCTCCACGACGGCAACGAGGCGGGCAAGTCTCTCCACGACGCGTCCGCGGTGCGCGACCTCCGCGCGCGGATGGACGCGGACGTCTCCGCGGCGATCAAGAAGGCGAAAGTGGTGAAGCTCCGTCTCGAGTCGCTGGACCGCGCCAACGCCGCCAACCGCTCGGTGCCCGGGTGCGGGCCCGGTTCCTCCACCGACCGCACCCGGACCTCCGTCGTGGCCGGGCTGCGCAAGAAGCTCCGCGACTCGATGGAGTCCTTCTCGTCGCTGCGGTCCCGCGTGGCGTCCGAGTACAGGGACACGGTGGCGCGGCGGTACTTCACGGTGACGGGGACGCAGCCCGACGAGGCGACGCTGGACGCGCTGGCGGAGTCCGGGGAAGGGGAGCGGTTCCTGCAGCGCGCCATcgcggagcaagggagagggcaGGTGCTGGGCGTGGTGGCGGAGATCCAGGAGCGGCACGGCGCCGTGGCGGAGCTGGAGCGGTCCCTGCTTGAGCTGCAGCAGGTGTTCAACGACATGGCCGTGCTCGTGGCCGCGCAGGGGGAGCAGCTGGACGACATCGAGGGGAACGTGGGGCGGGCAAGGTCGTTCGTCGATCGCGGGCGCGAGCAGCTGCAGGTGGCGAGGAAGCACCAGAAGAGCACGCGCAAGTGGACCTGCatcgccatcctcatcctcctcgtcaTCATCCTCGTCATCGTCCTCCCCATCGTGCTCCAAAACACCAAGAAGAACTAG
- the LOC8084140 gene encoding trafficking protein particle complex subunit 8 isoform X1, translated as MDPLRSYLGRLLLEEITPVVMVLSTPLAEATCRKNGLSFVDMLSPFSLFKKIDVPVRTASEVPYRLQMFKIRMVYASDVRKEDCEVADERIKPVVSEANEKALPDLLSDPPQVEDVLGKPEAELCPLWIKKFNRELMRTLSFSEHETFDHPVACLLVVSSMDKEPVNKFVDLFNTNQLPSLLNEGIMDPQILKHYLVLHDQQEGPQDIAVNVLAEMRSTLGLNDCKLLCINSSTEAGGSNAENSWLPYKALGLNNHDGSCFLSVDDLNEIKDFMQDFVSNHIIPYMEQKIRVLNQQVAQTRKGFRNQIKNLWWRKRDDVPEASNGPMYTFTSIESQIRVLGDFAFMLRDYELALSNYRLLATDYKLDKAWKRFAGVQEMSGLCYFILDQSRKDAEYCMENAFSTYLRIGSSGQRNATRCGLWWAEMLKTRGQYREASNVYFRVSNEEPSLHSAVLLEQAACCYLLSNPPMLRKYGFHLILAGNSYYMSDQKQHAVRVYRNALFVYKQNPWSYINNHVHFNVGRWYGVLGILDVAIKHLLEVIACSHQSLTTQNMFLTDFFHYVQSMGKKFDVYKLQLPVFNMSSLKVIYEDHRTYASDADVSVSESTWQELEEELIPSSSIVRTNWLDTQPMRKYKDSCICVAGEAVKLNVELKNPLQIPVAVSGISLICQLSTTLDALSSDVSGLDLGGGEDKVNTEPSISMFETDGDKFTLSKLDIVLGGGESKRVQLDVTPKVEGILKLVGIRWTLSESVVGYQYFEFDAQKKIKKGKRGPRRSLNNSLVVIKGLPKLTGSIDRMPTKAFAGDLKLLTLNLRNHSEYAVKGIKMKLSSPRFLIPGDSLDIGLEFPDCLKRHMQSESSVVSSKTMKENFKSLLFAFPQDIEIQAGAALSWPIWFHAATPGNISLYISLYYEMGSSSDIKYRTLRMHFNLEVLPSLNVSFSISTSSSRLREYIVRMDVMNKTPSESFVLHQLSCVGGKWAVSALPSCSSINSVGTVSENQAVSYFFKIKDCEADSCKEAESGSCTSDMALCPGSSTDLFDIARSPLADFHYQERYRQGKVAQGPCSLLDFVLISKAVGNSSKPTPDFELLSHHTCHCSSLSQNPIWWLMEGPRTISHDFSKSYCEVNLQLVIHNSEAHKILVRVVTFDVMPEKSQTVHPHDSNSAQGGWYDVSLENDVKAISSSKSTHQEKQSSKSISPYVWCSLSCAQTELQPDSCARVPLKVCIFAPGTYNFSNYELQWKVHPSEGPHVDENEKLLSGGGLGHPFYVTVLQSV; from the exons ATGGATCCGCTCCGGAGCTACCTGGGGCGGCTCCTTCTCGAAGAAATCACACCGGTGGTGATGGTGCTGTCCACACCTCTCGCTGAGGCCACCTGCCGTAAGAACGGCCTCAGCTTCGTCGACATGCTCTCCCCGTTCTCGCTCTTCAAAAAAATCGACG TGCCCGTGCGGACGGCGAGCGAGGTGCCGTACAGGCTGCAAATGTTTAAGATTCGGATGGTTTACGCGTCCGACGTCCGGAAGGAGGACTGCGAG GTGGCAGACGAGAGGATTAAGCCGGTAGTTTCTGAGGCCAATGAGAAGGCTCTTCCGGATTTGCTTTCAGACCCGCCTCAAGTTGAAGATGTACTTGGAA AGCCTGAGGCCGAGCTGTGCCCATTGTGGATTAAGAAGTTCAATAGAGAGCTAATGCGGACACTCTCATTTTCGGAGCATGAAACATTTGACCATCCCGTGGCAT GTCTTCTAGTTGTGTCATCAATGGACAAAGAACCAGTCAATAAATTTGTTGATCTCTTCAACACAAATCAGTTGCCATCTCTTTTGAATGAAGGCATAATGGATCCACAGATTTTGAAGCATTACCTTGTACTTCATGACCAGCAAGAGGGgccacaagacat AGCTGTGAATGTCTTAGCTGAAATGAGGAGTACCCTTGGTCTGAATGACTGTAAATTATTATGCATAAATTCATCTACAGAAGCAGGTGGTAGTAATGCTGAGAATTCATGGCTACCTTAT AAAGCTCTTGGTTTGAACAATCATGACGGATCCTGTTTCCTTAGTGTGGATGATCTGAATGAG ATAAAGGACTTCATGCAAGATTTTGTTTCTAACCATATCATCCCCTACATGGAGCAAAAGATCCGTGTCCTCAATCAGCAG GTAGCGCAAACAAGAAAGGGTTTCAGAAATCAGATCAAGAACTTGTGGTGGAGAAAGAGAGATGATGTCCCAGAAGCTTCAAATGGACCAAT GTATACATTCACCTCCATAGAATCACAGATCAGAGTACTAGGTGATTTCGCCTTCATGTTACGAGACTACGAGCTCGCCTTGTCAAACTACAGATTACTCGCCACTGATTATAAGCTTGATAAGGCTTGGAAGCGATTTGCTGGTGTACAg GAGATGAGTGGACTTTGCTATTTCATTTTGGATCAGTCAAGGAAGGATGCGGAGTATTGCATGGAAAATGCCTTCAGTACATATTTG AGAATTGGATCTTCTGGCCAGAGAAATGCTACTAGATGTGGCCTTTGGTGGGCTGAAATGCTTAAAACAAGAGGACAGTATAGGGAAGCATCAAACGTGTATTTCCGTGTTTCTAATGAG GAACCTTCGTTGCATTCTGCTGTACTGCTTGAGCAAGCCGCTTGTTGCTATCTATTATCCAATCCACCCATGCTTCGGAAATACGGATTTCACCTAATCTTAGCTGGGAATAGCTACTACATGTCTGATCAG AAACAACATGCTGTTCGGGTGTACAGAAATGCTTTGTTTGTTTACAAACAAAACCCTTGGAGTTACATCAACAATCATGTGCATTTTAACGTTGGAAG GTGGTATGGAGTTCTCGGGATACTTGATGTAGCCATCAAGCACTTACTGGAGGTCATTGCTTGTAGCCATCAGTCGCTGACTACACAAAACATGTTCCTCACTGATTTTTTCCATTATGTTCAG AGCATGGGGAAGAAATTTGATGTGTACAAGCTTCAGCTTCCTGTTTTCAACATGTCATCTCTCAAAGTTATATATGAAGATCATCGCACTTATGCATCAGATGCAGAT GTTAGCGTTAGTGAAAGCACATGGCAGGAGctggaggaagaattgatcccaTCATCATCAATTGTCAGAACTAATTGGCTGGATACTCAGCCAATGAGAAAATACAAGGATTCCTGTATTTGTGTGGCTGGag AAGCAGTAAAATTGAATGTTGAACTTAAAAATCCCCTCCAAATTCCTGTTGCTGTTTCTGGCATCTCTCTTATATGCCAGCTTTCCACCACATTGGATGCATTAAGTTCTG ATGTAAGTGGGCTGGACTTGGGTGGTGGGGAAGATAAGGTTAACACAGAGCCATCTATTTCAAT GTTTGAGACTGATGGAGATAAGTTTACATTGTCAAAGCTTGACATCGTATTAGGAGGAGGTGAAAGTAAAAGA GTGCAACTTGATGTTACTCCAAAAGTTGAAGGTATTCTGAAGTTGGTTGGGATAAGGTGGACACTTTCAGAGTCAGTAGTAGGCTATCAATACTTTGAATTTGATGCACAGAAAAAAATCAAGAAAGGGAAAAGAGGCCCACGTCGTTCTTTGAATAACAGCCTGGTTGTAATCAAG GGTTTACCAAAACTTACAGGATCTATTGATCGCATGCCAACAAAAGCGTTTGCTGGTGATTTAAAGCTGCTTACACTAAATCTGAGAAACCATTCAGAATATGCTGTGAAG GGCATAAAAATGAAACTTAGCAGCCCAAGATTTTTAATTCCTGGTGATTCATTGGACATTGGCCTTGAGTTCCCAGACTGCTTAAAAAGGCATATGCAATCAGAAAGCAGTGTCGTATCATCCAAAACTATGAAGGAAAATTTCAAGAGTTTGCTCTTTGCATTTCCTCAG GATATTGAAATTCAAGCAGGGGCAGCACTCTCTTGGCCTATTTGGTTTCATGCTGCAACTCCTGGAAatatttctctttatatttCTCTGTATTACGAAATGGGGAGTTCCAGTGATATTAAATACCGTACACTACGCATGCATTTCAACCTTGAG GTTTTGCCATCACTTAATGTATCCTTTTCTATAAGCACGTCCTCATCAAGATTGCGAGAGTATATCGTTCGCATGGATGTCATGAACAAGACTCCATCAGAGTCATTTGTGCTTCATCAGTTATCATGTGTTGGTGGTAAATGGGCAGTTTCAGCGTTGCCGTCATGCAGTTCAATCAACTCTGTTGGAACAGTATCAGAAAATCAGGCTGTGTCGTACTTCTTCAAAATTAAG GATTGTGAGGCGGATTCTTGTAAAGAGGCAGAAAGTGGTTCCTGCACAAGCGATATGGCTTTGTGTCCAGGGAGCAGCACTGATCTGTTTGACATTGCTCGATCTCCTTTAGCTGATTTTCACTATCAAGAAAGATACAGGCAAGGGAAGGTAGCACAG GGACCATGCAGCCTTCTTGATTTTGTTCTAATCTCAAAGGCAGTTGGTAACTCTTCCAAGCCTACTCCAGACTTTGAACTACTTTCTCATCACACTTGTCATTGCAG TTCTCTAAGCCAGAACCCTATATGGTGGCTTATGGAAGGACCACGGACAATTAGTCATGATTTCTCAAAGTCTTACTGTGAGGTTAACCTCCAATTGGTCATTCACAATTCAGAAGCTCATAAGATTTTGGTGAGAGTGGTTACTTTTGATGTAATGCCAGAGAAAAGCCAAACTGTCCATCCTCATGACTCAAACAGTGCTCAGGGTGGATGGTATGATGTATCACTGGAAAATGACGTAAAGGCCATCTCTAGTTCCAAGAGTACACATCAAGAGAAGCAATCTTCGAAGAGCATTTCACCATATGTTTGGTGTTCATTGAGTTGTGCTCAAACTGAGCTCCAACCTGACAGTTGTGCTAGAGTTCCTCTAAAAGTGTGCATATTCGCACCAGGTACATACAATTTTTCCAATTATGAGCTGCAATGGAAAGTGCATCCATCTGAGGGACCACATGTGGATGAAAATGAGAAATTGTTATCTGGTGGTGGTCTAGGGCATCCTTTCTATGTTACTGTCCTTCAAAGTGTCTAA
- the LOC8084140 gene encoding trafficking protein particle complex subunit 8 isoform X2 has product MRSTLGLNDCKLLCINSSTEAGGSNAENSWLPYKALGLNNHDGSCFLSVDDLNEIKDFMQDFVSNHIIPYMEQKIRVLNQQVAQTRKGFRNQIKNLWWRKRDDVPEASNGPMYTFTSIESQIRVLGDFAFMLRDYELALSNYRLLATDYKLDKAWKRFAGVQEMSGLCYFILDQSRKDAEYCMENAFSTYLRIGSSGQRNATRCGLWWAEMLKTRGQYREASNVYFRVSNEEPSLHSAVLLEQAACCYLLSNPPMLRKYGFHLILAGNSYYMSDQKQHAVRVYRNALFVYKQNPWSYINNHVHFNVGRWYGVLGILDVAIKHLLEVIACSHQSLTTQNMFLTDFFHYVQSMGKKFDVYKLQLPVFNMSSLKVIYEDHRTYASDADVSVSESTWQELEEELIPSSSIVRTNWLDTQPMRKYKDSCICVAGEAVKLNVELKNPLQIPVAVSGISLICQLSTTLDALSSDVSGLDLGGGEDKVNTEPSISMFETDGDKFTLSKLDIVLGGGESKRVQLDVTPKVEGILKLVGIRWTLSESVVGYQYFEFDAQKKIKKGKRGPRRSLNNSLVVIKGLPKLTGSIDRMPTKAFAGDLKLLTLNLRNHSEYAVKGIKMKLSSPRFLIPGDSLDIGLEFPDCLKRHMQSESSVVSSKTMKENFKSLLFAFPQDIEIQAGAALSWPIWFHAATPGNISLYISLYYEMGSSSDIKYRTLRMHFNLEVLPSLNVSFSISTSSSRLREYIVRMDVMNKTPSESFVLHQLSCVGGKWAVSALPSCSSINSVGTVSENQAVSYFFKIKDCEADSCKEAESGSCTSDMALCPGSSTDLFDIARSPLADFHYQERYRQGKVAQGPCSLLDFVLISKAVGNSSKPTPDFELLSHHTCHCSSLSQNPIWWLMEGPRTISHDFSKSYCEVNLQLVIHNSEAHKILVRVVTFDVMPEKSQTVHPHDSNSAQGGWYDVSLENDVKAISSSKSTHQEKQSSKSISPYVWCSLSCAQTELQPDSCARVPLKVCIFAPGTYNFSNYELQWKVHPSEGPHVDENEKLLSGGGLGHPFYVTVLQSV; this is encoded by the exons ATGAGGAGTACCCTTGGTCTGAATGACTGTAAATTATTATGCATAAATTCATCTACAGAAGCAGGTGGTAGTAATGCTGAGAATTCATGGCTACCTTAT AAAGCTCTTGGTTTGAACAATCATGACGGATCCTGTTTCCTTAGTGTGGATGATCTGAATGAG ATAAAGGACTTCATGCAAGATTTTGTTTCTAACCATATCATCCCCTACATGGAGCAAAAGATCCGTGTCCTCAATCAGCAG GTAGCGCAAACAAGAAAGGGTTTCAGAAATCAGATCAAGAACTTGTGGTGGAGAAAGAGAGATGATGTCCCAGAAGCTTCAAATGGACCAAT GTATACATTCACCTCCATAGAATCACAGATCAGAGTACTAGGTGATTTCGCCTTCATGTTACGAGACTACGAGCTCGCCTTGTCAAACTACAGATTACTCGCCACTGATTATAAGCTTGATAAGGCTTGGAAGCGATTTGCTGGTGTACAg GAGATGAGTGGACTTTGCTATTTCATTTTGGATCAGTCAAGGAAGGATGCGGAGTATTGCATGGAAAATGCCTTCAGTACATATTTG AGAATTGGATCTTCTGGCCAGAGAAATGCTACTAGATGTGGCCTTTGGTGGGCTGAAATGCTTAAAACAAGAGGACAGTATAGGGAAGCATCAAACGTGTATTTCCGTGTTTCTAATGAG GAACCTTCGTTGCATTCTGCTGTACTGCTTGAGCAAGCCGCTTGTTGCTATCTATTATCCAATCCACCCATGCTTCGGAAATACGGATTTCACCTAATCTTAGCTGGGAATAGCTACTACATGTCTGATCAG AAACAACATGCTGTTCGGGTGTACAGAAATGCTTTGTTTGTTTACAAACAAAACCCTTGGAGTTACATCAACAATCATGTGCATTTTAACGTTGGAAG GTGGTATGGAGTTCTCGGGATACTTGATGTAGCCATCAAGCACTTACTGGAGGTCATTGCTTGTAGCCATCAGTCGCTGACTACACAAAACATGTTCCTCACTGATTTTTTCCATTATGTTCAG AGCATGGGGAAGAAATTTGATGTGTACAAGCTTCAGCTTCCTGTTTTCAACATGTCATCTCTCAAAGTTATATATGAAGATCATCGCACTTATGCATCAGATGCAGAT GTTAGCGTTAGTGAAAGCACATGGCAGGAGctggaggaagaattgatcccaTCATCATCAATTGTCAGAACTAATTGGCTGGATACTCAGCCAATGAGAAAATACAAGGATTCCTGTATTTGTGTGGCTGGag AAGCAGTAAAATTGAATGTTGAACTTAAAAATCCCCTCCAAATTCCTGTTGCTGTTTCTGGCATCTCTCTTATATGCCAGCTTTCCACCACATTGGATGCATTAAGTTCTG ATGTAAGTGGGCTGGACTTGGGTGGTGGGGAAGATAAGGTTAACACAGAGCCATCTATTTCAAT GTTTGAGACTGATGGAGATAAGTTTACATTGTCAAAGCTTGACATCGTATTAGGAGGAGGTGAAAGTAAAAGA GTGCAACTTGATGTTACTCCAAAAGTTGAAGGTATTCTGAAGTTGGTTGGGATAAGGTGGACACTTTCAGAGTCAGTAGTAGGCTATCAATACTTTGAATTTGATGCACAGAAAAAAATCAAGAAAGGGAAAAGAGGCCCACGTCGTTCTTTGAATAACAGCCTGGTTGTAATCAAG GGTTTACCAAAACTTACAGGATCTATTGATCGCATGCCAACAAAAGCGTTTGCTGGTGATTTAAAGCTGCTTACACTAAATCTGAGAAACCATTCAGAATATGCTGTGAAG GGCATAAAAATGAAACTTAGCAGCCCAAGATTTTTAATTCCTGGTGATTCATTGGACATTGGCCTTGAGTTCCCAGACTGCTTAAAAAGGCATATGCAATCAGAAAGCAGTGTCGTATCATCCAAAACTATGAAGGAAAATTTCAAGAGTTTGCTCTTTGCATTTCCTCAG GATATTGAAATTCAAGCAGGGGCAGCACTCTCTTGGCCTATTTGGTTTCATGCTGCAACTCCTGGAAatatttctctttatatttCTCTGTATTACGAAATGGGGAGTTCCAGTGATATTAAATACCGTACACTACGCATGCATTTCAACCTTGAG GTTTTGCCATCACTTAATGTATCCTTTTCTATAAGCACGTCCTCATCAAGATTGCGAGAGTATATCGTTCGCATGGATGTCATGAACAAGACTCCATCAGAGTCATTTGTGCTTCATCAGTTATCATGTGTTGGTGGTAAATGGGCAGTTTCAGCGTTGCCGTCATGCAGTTCAATCAACTCTGTTGGAACAGTATCAGAAAATCAGGCTGTGTCGTACTTCTTCAAAATTAAG GATTGTGAGGCGGATTCTTGTAAAGAGGCAGAAAGTGGTTCCTGCACAAGCGATATGGCTTTGTGTCCAGGGAGCAGCACTGATCTGTTTGACATTGCTCGATCTCCTTTAGCTGATTTTCACTATCAAGAAAGATACAGGCAAGGGAAGGTAGCACAG GGACCATGCAGCCTTCTTGATTTTGTTCTAATCTCAAAGGCAGTTGGTAACTCTTCCAAGCCTACTCCAGACTTTGAACTACTTTCTCATCACACTTGTCATTGCAG TTCTCTAAGCCAGAACCCTATATGGTGGCTTATGGAAGGACCACGGACAATTAGTCATGATTTCTCAAAGTCTTACTGTGAGGTTAACCTCCAATTGGTCATTCACAATTCAGAAGCTCATAAGATTTTGGTGAGAGTGGTTACTTTTGATGTAATGCCAGAGAAAAGCCAAACTGTCCATCCTCATGACTCAAACAGTGCTCAGGGTGGATGGTATGATGTATCACTGGAAAATGACGTAAAGGCCATCTCTAGTTCCAAGAGTACACATCAAGAGAAGCAATCTTCGAAGAGCATTTCACCATATGTTTGGTGTTCATTGAGTTGTGCTCAAACTGAGCTCCAACCTGACAGTTGTGCTAGAGTTCCTCTAAAAGTGTGCATATTCGCACCAGGTACATACAATTTTTCCAATTATGAGCTGCAATGGAAAGTGCATCCATCTGAGGGACCACATGTGGATGAAAATGAGAAATTGTTATCTGGTGGTGGTCTAGGGCATCCTTTCTATGTTACTGTCCTTCAAAGTGTCTAA